From Pseudovibrio sp. Tun.PSC04-5.I4, a single genomic window includes:
- a CDS encoding VWA domain-containing protein: MRFIILLFVLLLPWQSASAQNLLVNGGFENALAPYYGDNLNADLSPWMVNPAASVPNASLPSLVRVNSGVNSFQRVAPASYYNQNIGVYRDFSWLPPMDADQQPAQDGRYLRGHVSGSSGMSVGQYFFAPTNGCVRLGYKAWVFARAQVPTFLRLHRMEPNAQLDPDHFLARTQQVVLQEQSIIGAPVIRQWVPVEAFAQIEAGQRYLFVMAFYNSVVVDNASVEYVSDSHCAPISVTGTISHTDSSGSAANADGSVNSGSNTGNNSGGNNGGGTPSTSQSNSTSNETASSNSGQTGNPSPLSDSVDTSAAQDANNPGTATPNGANDPASPQGRAQSFNPSQVDLVKSCTPPAPGQFNGVNGMIWNCQITVDITNASNGQPFPGLLHATDTPQASAGSNVQIMSLSSASGHYSCSNNPTCVIGGPYFDASGSETINVQLFLTTTGSQPTNTVQNCINGAYYLNGAGTYIPGNCITAQWDSSSVSSGGAGSGTGNSDASLDISKTCDPMVSLGNGSYSLTCQLSVTGANLPMGETIVLADLFGGQTGSTMGLLPFLTSFTSVEPWICGTLSQNVQGCTLDPADLAAAGGTSTLSTTTVFQNPENQEQAFNCLQVDTQAGFPPPTGKSARPALPRSITGQITGGNKSAQSQFGDTCVLVDFPKDDDKPAVVVKLEKKCQQLPRLGAYINVLCEFDVVLSSSVTGTITVADMFSQLSGAPVVYGSQIGSNDPQWTCNLPLYMPQNPMACSISGADMASLGNISSIWAQFSFPANGYNTGRFENCGSITLGDTPLGNSNCVPLGNGTDTGGTSGGPILQDGGSLSVGDLPNISLPGTGTPGGATPGVPDIAVGGVSVPNLPNLPNPAPTGPVVVDGGSLSADLNPIVITPIPAGSTSNCGLDTLFLVDTSGSMALHNRMNEVKAALHAAYASFEGGGSSAALVKFSYGAQNVIVPAQTIPSPSLTNATNLLAASGGTNWEAPLARAAGLVQNMTRKPLVLFITDGEPNQMLAGNTTHSTPAISSDGISAAIPRLAAIRSLGSRVIGIGIGPNIPAANMVSLFGSNMVTAGPNTAVDPFTNDVIMIPQAQLSADVFTQIAQAYCPARGKSGSANLSNARKALQHIPVSTSGYTGDDEPYVKSATQPDLIPTPTLPIQVPLPSKPQGEALPRPAKLKVSKAALGACKVDRGRQSYKCRFRLSVKNTGKTRYKGPVSLRDQFDYPRPTRLSLGARNGWSCLGVNRGSTSCLNSGVNLAPGQHSQFELVVTVPGLARGGHFRNCAVLDMPKGRNQRVAMIQKIMNSRGLKAGPVDGKAGKATYRALSKLKVQLGLPRTKDIDRVLFTALGLADRSKQSCARVKLPQMPLPVLKCDRTSTLQKGGNCACRYDRMVQTSATQCVCKGGANLVAGKGCIKPPVVQKPELQCHAPTAYKKGGKCYCKYKSMKKQNRASCVCKKGRSFVPGKGCIKKEATPRPLPTAPKCDPRTTRARGKTCVCIDKKAFKVSPRKCACGDNAQMLAGRCVPFRARPTPTKPNTTKPHPAKPIKVIPNLNLLLEIIPGKAVIGIKE; encoded by the coding sequence CAAGCGGCATGAGTGTTGGGCAATATTTTTTTGCGCCAACCAATGGCTGTGTCCGTCTTGGATATAAGGCATGGGTATTTGCCAGAGCGCAGGTGCCAACATTCTTGCGGCTTCACAGGATGGAACCGAACGCTCAACTCGACCCGGACCACTTTCTTGCCCGGACGCAGCAAGTTGTTTTGCAGGAGCAGAGCATTATTGGTGCTCCAGTAATCCGGCAATGGGTTCCTGTGGAGGCCTTTGCTCAGATTGAAGCGGGTCAGCGCTATCTCTTTGTCATGGCCTTCTACAATTCAGTGGTAGTTGATAATGCCAGTGTTGAATATGTGAGTGACAGCCATTGCGCGCCGATCTCAGTAACTGGCACCATAAGCCACACAGACAGTTCAGGGAGCGCTGCAAACGCAGACGGCTCAGTTAATTCCGGTAGTAACACCGGTAATAATTCTGGCGGTAACAATGGTGGAGGGACGCCTTCAACAAGCCAATCCAATTCCACCTCTAATGAAACCGCCAGTTCAAATAGTGGGCAGACCGGCAACCCATCGCCTTTGTCCGATAGCGTTGATACCTCAGCTGCGCAGGATGCTAACAATCCGGGCACAGCAACACCAAACGGCGCAAATGATCCAGCATCGCCTCAAGGGAGGGCGCAAAGCTTTAACCCAAGCCAGGTCGATCTGGTTAAAAGCTGTACGCCGCCGGCTCCGGGGCAGTTTAATGGCGTGAATGGCATGATCTGGAATTGCCAGATTACAGTCGATATTACCAATGCCAGCAATGGGCAGCCGTTCCCCGGCTTATTGCATGCCACAGACACGCCACAAGCCTCTGCTGGTAGCAACGTGCAGATTATGAGCCTGTCCTCTGCTTCCGGGCATTATTCTTGTTCCAATAATCCAACCTGCGTGATTGGCGGTCCTTATTTTGATGCCAGCGGCAGTGAGACCATCAATGTCCAACTCTTCCTGACCACAACTGGGTCTCAACCCACCAACACGGTTCAAAACTGTATAAACGGTGCCTATTACCTGAATGGGGCCGGGACTTATATTCCCGGCAATTGCATCACTGCCCAGTGGGATAGTAGCTCCGTGAGTAGCGGTGGTGCCGGATCTGGCACAGGCAATTCGGATGCAAGTCTGGATATTTCTAAAACCTGTGATCCTATGGTTAGCCTTGGCAATGGCAGCTATTCATTGACCTGCCAACTCTCCGTCACGGGTGCAAATTTGCCAATGGGCGAGACCATCGTTCTGGCGGATCTGTTTGGTGGTCAGACCGGCTCTACTATGGGTTTACTGCCATTCCTCACCAGTTTCACATCAGTGGAGCCGTGGATTTGTGGCACTCTTTCGCAAAATGTTCAGGGCTGTACGCTGGACCCCGCAGATCTAGCTGCCGCCGGTGGAACCTCCACACTTTCCACCACCACGGTTTTCCAAAATCCGGAAAATCAGGAGCAAGCCTTCAATTGTTTGCAAGTTGATACGCAAGCCGGTTTCCCACCGCCTACCGGTAAGAGTGCGCGCCCTGCATTGCCGCGCTCCATCACCGGTCAGATAACGGGCGGTAACAAATCAGCGCAATCTCAGTTTGGCGATACCTGTGTGCTTGTGGACTTCCCCAAGGATGACGACAAACCTGCGGTGGTGGTGAAACTGGAAAAGAAATGCCAGCAGTTGCCGCGTTTGGGTGCCTACATCAACGTCCTGTGTGAGTTTGATGTGGTGCTGTCCAGTTCGGTTACTGGCACGATTACGGTTGCAGATATGTTCTCGCAGCTTTCCGGCGCTCCGGTGGTTTACGGGTCGCAAATCGGCAGCAATGATCCGCAATGGACGTGCAACTTGCCGCTCTATATGCCGCAAAATCCAATGGCCTGTTCAATCTCCGGTGCTGATATGGCCAGCCTTGGCAACATCTCCAGCATCTGGGCGCAGTTCTCGTTTCCAGCCAATGGTTACAATACTGGGCGCTTTGAAAATTGTGGTTCCATCACATTGGGTGACACTCCGTTGGGCAATTCCAACTGTGTGCCTCTCGGCAACGGTACGGATACAGGTGGGACTTCGGGTGGCCCGATCTTGCAGGATGGCGGATCATTGTCCGTCGGTGATCTGCCCAATATAAGTCTCCCCGGCACCGGGACTCCGGGTGGTGCCACTCCCGGTGTGCCTGACATCGCCGTTGGTGGTGTCTCTGTGCCAAACCTGCCAAATTTGCCAAACCCGGCCCCGACTGGCCCGGTTGTGGTTGATGGCGGTTCTCTCTCAGCAGACCTCAACCCCATTGTTATCACGCCCATTCCAGCGGGAAGCACCTCCAATTGTGGGCTCGATACGCTGTTCCTAGTCGACACATCCGGGTCCATGGCGCTGCACAACCGGATGAATGAGGTTAAAGCCGCCCTTCATGCGGCCTATGCCTCTTTTGAAGGTGGAGGCTCATCCGCTGCCTTGGTCAAATTCAGCTACGGTGCTCAAAATGTAATCGTACCAGCGCAAACTATTCCATCCCCAAGCCTGACCAATGCAACAAACCTGCTTGCAGCCTCAGGTGGAACCAATTGGGAAGCGCCACTGGCGCGGGCGGCTGGTCTTGTCCAAAACATGACCCGAAAACCACTGGTGTTGTTTATCACCGATGGTGAACCCAACCAGATGTTAGCTGGGAATACCACGCACAGCACACCAGCAATCTCGTCAGATGGCATTAGTGCCGCAATCCCGCGCCTCGCTGCGATCCGAAGCCTGGGTAGCCGCGTAATTGGCATCGGCATTGGCCCCAATATTCCAGCTGCAAATATGGTCAGTTTGTTTGGAAGCAACATGGTCACCGCCGGGCCAAACACCGCGGTGGATCCTTTCACCAATGATGTGATCATGATCCCGCAGGCCCAACTCTCCGCAGATGTCTTTACCCAGATTGCACAGGCCTATTGTCCGGCTCGCGGCAAATCCGGTTCGGCTAATCTTTCAAACGCCAGAAAAGCCCTGCAACACATCCCTGTATCCACCAGTGGCTATACCGGAGATGATGAGCCTTATGTAAAGAGCGCGACACAACCAGATTTGATCCCGACACCAACACTACCGATCCAAGTTCCGCTGCCTTCAAAACCTCAGGGAGAAGCTCTGCCAAGGCCTGCCAAGCTAAAGGTCAGCAAAGCCGCCCTTGGAGCCTGCAAGGTTGATAGAGGCAGACAATCCTATAAATGTCGGTTCCGCCTCTCGGTAAAGAATACTGGCAAAACCCGCTACAAAGGCCCGGTTTCTCTTCGCGATCAATTCGATTATCCACGCCCGACACGCTTGTCTTTGGGCGCTCGTAACGGCTGGTCCTGCTTGGGCGTCAACCGCGGGAGCACCAGTTGTCTCAACTCTGGTGTAAATTTAGCTCCCGGACAACACAGCCAATTCGAATTGGTTGTCACCGTTCCCGGTCTTGCAAGAGGTGGGCACTTCCGTAACTGTGCAGTGTTGGATATGCCCAAAGGACGCAACCAACGGGTTGCTATGATCCAGAAGATTATGAACAGCCGCGGCCTTAAGGCAGGCCCTGTGGACGGCAAAGCCGGCAAGGCTACCTATCGTGCCTTGTCCAAGCTCAAAGTGCAGCTTGGTCTTCCTCGTACTAAGGATATTGACAGGGTTCTCTTTACCGCTCTCGGGCTTGCAGATAGATCAAAACAGAGTTGCGCTCGGGTTAAATTACCTCAGATGCCATTGCCAGTCCTGAAATGTGACCGGACTTCGACTCTCCAAAAAGGTGGAAATTGTGCTTGTCGTTATGATCGTATGGTCCAGACAAGCGCCACACAATGTGTCTGTAAAGGCGGTGCAAATCTAGTGGCGGGCAAGGGCTGCATCAAACCACCAGTCGTGCAAAAACCCGAACTGCAATGCCACGCGCCAACAGCCTATAAAAAAGGTGGTAAATGCTACTGCAAATACAAATCCATGAAGAAGCAGAATAGAGCCAGTTGCGTCTGCAAAAAGGGCCGGAGTTTTGTACCCGGCAAAGGCTGCATAAAGAAAGAAGCCACACCAAGACCTTTGCCGACTGCACCAAAATGCGACCCACGCACTACTCGTGCACGAGGCAAGACATGCGTATGCATCGATAAAAAAGCCTTCAAGGTTTCCCCTCGGAAATGCGCCTGTGGTGACAATGCGCAAATGCTCGCTGGTCGCTGCGTTCCCTTTAGAGCCCGTCCAACACCAACCAAACCAAATACAACCAAGCCCCACCCAGCCAAGCCGATCAAAGTGATACCTAACTTAAATTTACTACTAGAAATTATTCCGGGTAAGGCAGTGATTGGCATAAAAGAATAA
- a CDS encoding methyl-accepting chemotaxis protein translates to MKLKFRIFLYAVLIFVTGSTAIVLTGALMQQNATEQSVRDILKLDAAVNAKKAGEIIATVQAATQTMASFIGANIETGDAKRANIAFFLQKQLRENSKFAGITLALEPNIVGRDEEHKGEKFSSDTGRFAPFFFREGSSVGWRAARIDDTWYGTPMQNRQGLVGDPQIVEANGQEILTTFIVTPIFDQNGKSIGVVGVDLLLEGLQAVVSQRKVFDTGFVGIIGGSGKWVTHPNKKMLGKTVSDGDLATIRSLDNSFVVHPPEENGLYEGFSDFKLAGVEQTWFSFVAVQESELFKAANESRNMALLVAAIGLILGGVLFWFVGASIAKPVVQLTQRMNLLVDGNVEDEVHYTDRNDEIGSMAKALEVFVEAVIERQTLQAQAEQEQTKRGERERNINRLISDFSDSMNTIHSAFGENFQVLNSTADALTKIAELSSTQTTSAAAAAEEASTNVQTVASASEELSASIEEISKQVSKTSQAISNASDAAVATNDKVSNLDTAAQRIGDVVTLIRDIAEQTNLLALNATIEAARAGESGKGFAVVASEVKELASQTSKATEEISQQILSIQGSSKEAVTAISEISDTINEVNQFSQTIAAAMEQQGAATNEISGNVQQAAIGTQGVAETMGKITTSAEETNGSAQQVHEACNQLGKRAEEQAKIVTTFLNGVRSA, encoded by the coding sequence ATGAAACTAAAATTCAGAATTTTTTTGTATGCAGTCCTAATTTTCGTAACCGGTTCCACGGCAATCGTTTTAACTGGCGCTCTGATGCAGCAAAATGCTACCGAACAAAGTGTGCGCGACATTCTAAAGCTTGATGCAGCTGTAAATGCTAAAAAGGCCGGGGAAATCATTGCGACAGTACAAGCTGCCACACAAACGATGGCGAGCTTTATTGGCGCTAACATTGAAACAGGAGACGCCAAGCGCGCGAACATTGCTTTCTTTCTTCAAAAACAACTCAGAGAAAATTCAAAGTTTGCCGGGATCACCTTAGCTTTGGAGCCCAATATCGTTGGTCGTGATGAGGAGCATAAGGGCGAGAAGTTCAGCTCTGATACTGGCCGATTTGCACCCTTCTTCTTTCGAGAAGGAAGTTCGGTTGGGTGGCGGGCAGCCCGTATTGATGACACTTGGTACGGCACCCCAATGCAAAATAGGCAAGGCTTAGTGGGTGACCCGCAAATCGTAGAGGCCAATGGGCAGGAAATACTGACCACATTCATTGTCACGCCTATTTTCGACCAGAACGGGAAGAGCATCGGTGTTGTCGGGGTTGACCTTCTTCTTGAGGGCCTGCAGGCCGTTGTCTCACAAAGAAAAGTTTTTGACACAGGTTTTGTCGGGATTATCGGCGGATCAGGGAAATGGGTTACGCATCCTAACAAAAAAATGCTTGGCAAAACCGTCTCGGATGGCGATTTAGCAACAATCCGTTCACTTGATAACTCGTTCGTTGTTCATCCTCCTGAGGAGAACGGACTCTACGAGGGCTTTAGTGACTTTAAATTAGCTGGTGTAGAACAAACTTGGTTTTCCTTTGTAGCAGTACAAGAAAGCGAACTGTTTAAAGCAGCCAATGAAAGCCGGAATATGGCGCTTTTGGTTGCAGCTATTGGTTTGATCCTGGGGGGAGTACTGTTCTGGTTTGTTGGTGCATCAATTGCAAAACCGGTTGTACAACTAACACAACGTATGAACCTCCTAGTAGATGGCAATGTTGAGGATGAGGTCCATTATACGGACCGTAATGATGAAATTGGCAGTATGGCCAAAGCACTTGAAGTGTTTGTTGAGGCTGTCATAGAACGCCAAACTCTTCAGGCACAGGCTGAGCAGGAGCAAACCAAGCGGGGGGAACGAGAGCGGAATATCAATCGCCTGATCTCGGATTTCTCTGATAGCATGAATACAATTCATTCTGCGTTCGGAGAAAATTTTCAGGTCCTGAATTCAACAGCCGATGCACTTACTAAGATTGCTGAGCTCTCATCAACGCAGACGACATCAGCGGCAGCCGCAGCTGAAGAAGCCTCAACGAACGTTCAGACCGTGGCATCAGCATCGGAAGAGCTTTCAGCCTCCATTGAAGAAATTAGCAAGCAAGTCAGCAAGACAAGTCAGGCTATATCCAACGCCTCTGATGCCGCCGTTGCAACAAATGACAAGGTGTCAAATCTTGACACAGCTGCACAACGTATTGGTGATGTTGTAACCCTCATCAGGGACATAGCTGAACAAACCAATCTACTTGCGTTGAACGCCACGATTGAGGCCGCCAGAGCGGGAGAATCCGGCAAAGGATTTGCAGTTGTTGCTTCAGAGGTGAAAGAGCTGGCAAGTCAGACCTCTAAAGCGACAGAAGAGATTTCACAGCAAATTCTGAGTATTCAGGGCTCTTCAAAAGAAGCTGTGACTGCAATTTCGGAAATTTCTGATACGATAAATGAGGTCAATCAGTTCTCTCAGACAATTGCGGCTGCCATGGAACAGCAAGGTGCTGCGACCAACGAGATAAGTGGGAATGTTCAGCAAGCTGCCATCGGTACACAAGGTGTTGCAGAAACTATGGGCAAAATAACAACCTCAGCAGAGGAAACCAACGGTTCAGCACAACAGGTGCATGAAGCCTGTAACCAACTTGGAAAACGTGCTGAGGAACAAGCAAAAATAGTTACCACGTTCTTAAATGGTGTCCGTAGTGCATAA
- a CDS encoding transposase: MLDGSKPRRSWTRVEKAAITAQVGVDGATLFDVAQSHDVSRCLLKRWMAKYGNSNTSENTKAPLFVPVVVTDPEPSGPAVIEVGLGNGRSLRLSSDLSDAQVRRFIALVEAT, translated from the coding sequence TTGTTGGATGGATCGAAGCCACGGCGGTCGTGGACACGGGTAGAAAAGGCGGCAATCACCGCGCAAGTTGGGGTTGATGGAGCAACGCTGTTCGATGTTGCGCAGAGCCATGATGTCAGCCGGTGCTTGCTGAAGCGATGGATGGCTAAGTACGGCAACAGCAACACAAGTGAAAACACGAAGGCTCCCCTTTTTGTGCCTGTTGTTGTTACTGATCCAGAACCGTCAGGACCCGCCGTTATTGAGGTTGGGCTCGGGAATGGTCGGAGCCTGCGACTTTCCAGTGACTTAAGTGATGCGCAGGTTCGCCGGTTTATTGCGCTGGTGGAAGCGACATGA
- the tnpB gene encoding IS66 family insertion sequence element accessory protein TnpB (TnpB, as the term is used for proteins encoded by IS66 family insertion elements, is considered an accessory protein, since TnpC, encoded by a neighboring gene, is a DDE family transposase.) — protein sequence MIGPGTGVRVYLACGVTDMRKGIAGLTALAETELRQRPASGAVFAFRGRRGDRIKLLYWDGQGFCLYYKVLGAPRTWFRPGRLCLEF from the coding sequence ATGATCGGACCGGGAACAGGTGTGCGGGTTTATCTTGCGTGCGGTGTGACGGATATGCGCAAGGGCATTGCCGGTTTGACCGCTTTGGCGGAGACGGAATTACGCCAGCGCCCTGCAAGTGGCGCCGTGTTTGCTTTTCGCGGACGGCGCGGGGACCGGATCAAGTTGCTTTACTGGGATGGTCAGGGGTTCTGCCTTTACTACAAGGTGCTGGGTGCGCCTCGAACCTGGTTTCGACCGGGGCGCTTATGTTTGGAATTCTAG
- the ltrA gene encoding group II intron reverse transcriptase/maturase codes for MIISDMQHKLAKWAQDERTRRFDRLLRLIADRTWLTEAARVALASSGAKTPGVDGVDRDRFRQNEEELLATLGRSLLDGTYAPAPTRRVYIPKGNGKLRPLGIPTLTDRIVQRAMLMVMEPIWESDFSPYSYGFRPQRSVHHAIRAVLMQTTDGRNTKGRWVIEGDLASYFDTVHHRKLLSCVRKRIRDKRFIALLWRLLKAGHIDKGLFCAASKGVPQGGVLSPLLSNIMLNEFDRWMDEKFLGKAARNKRRGWNESVRKASPVAVRENRCRRPAVSYCRYADDFVVIVKGTKAQALAVREECRAFLEGDLALTLNMEKTHVTHVNDGFVFLGHRIIRKRGPRGVMRPVTTIPREKTSGFKHRLVKALSGDHNTPHTDMIKRLNRQLMGWANFYQFTDYTSKVFQHVDTVVFWKMAHWLGRKYRSRISRLMRKWFARPYGLKAKTWMVHSMTKEGVRVSSILYRLTNHQRGQFRWKTPRSNPYLREKNEAPFYETHYRGLVLAF; via the coding sequence TTGATAATCAGCGACATGCAACACAAGCTTGCGAAATGGGCGCAGGACGAGCGAACCAGAAGATTTGATCGCCTCTTACGCTTAATTGCCGATCGGACTTGGCTGACTGAGGCTGCCCGGGTTGCCTTGGCGTCGAGCGGCGCAAAGACCCCGGGCGTAGATGGCGTGGACCGAGATCGTTTCCGACAAAATGAGGAGGAACTCCTTGCGACGTTGGGGCGATCTCTGCTGGATGGGACCTATGCGCCCGCTCCAACACGACGCGTCTACATCCCGAAAGGGAACGGAAAGCTGAGACCGTTGGGAATACCGACACTGACGGATCGCATAGTACAGCGCGCCATGCTGATGGTGATGGAGCCGATTTGGGAAAGCGACTTCAGTCCTTACTCATATGGTTTCAGGCCACAGCGTAGCGTGCACCACGCGATCCGGGCCGTTTTGATGCAGACAACGGATGGCAGGAACACAAAGGGTCGCTGGGTGATCGAAGGTGATCTAGCAAGCTACTTTGATACTGTCCATCACCGCAAGCTGCTCTCGTGTGTGCGCAAGCGCATCCGGGACAAACGGTTTATCGCACTGCTCTGGAGGCTTTTGAAGGCAGGTCACATCGATAAAGGCCTCTTCTGCGCCGCCAGCAAGGGCGTTCCTCAAGGCGGGGTTCTTTCTCCGCTTCTGTCCAACATTATGCTCAATGAGTTTGATCGTTGGATGGATGAGAAATTCCTTGGAAAAGCAGCGCGCAACAAACGTCGTGGTTGGAATGAGAGCGTCAGAAAAGCCAGCCCTGTGGCGGTTCGTGAGAACCGCTGTCGCAGACCGGCAGTGTCCTATTGCCGTTATGCCGATGACTTTGTTGTCATCGTCAAAGGCACGAAGGCACAGGCGCTCGCGGTACGCGAGGAATGCCGAGCATTCCTGGAAGGCGATCTGGCATTGACGTTAAACATGGAGAAAACCCATGTCACTCATGTTAATGATGGGTTTGTCTTTCTCGGTCACCGGATCATTCGCAAACGCGGTCCCCGTGGCGTGATGCGGCCAGTAACGACCATTCCCCGAGAGAAAACCAGCGGTTTCAAACATCGACTGGTTAAGGCTCTTAGCGGCGACCACAATACGCCCCATACCGACATGATTAAGCGGCTAAACCGCCAACTCATGGGTTGGGCAAACTTCTATCAGTTCACCGATTACACATCCAAGGTCTTCCAGCACGTCGATACCGTCGTGTTCTGGAAAATGGCACATTGGCTGGGGCGCAAGTATCGCTCGCGCATCTCTCGTCTGATGCGAAAGTGGTTCGCGCGGCCGTATGGCTTAAAAGCCAAGACATGGATGGTGCACTCGATGACGAAAGAAGGAGTACGCGTTTCAAGCATCTTGTACCGGCTAACCAATCATCAGCGCGGGCAATTCCGCTGGAAGACACCACGTTCAAATCCTTATCTTCGGGAAAAGAACGAGGCTCCTTTCTACGAAACGCACTATCGTGGTCTCGTGCTGGCTTTCTAG
- the tnpB gene encoding IS66 family insertion sequence element accessory protein TnpB produces MWLTSLTLQTGRFPWPSPVDGSARLTSAQLAMLWEGMDWRRPSWGAPPARMG; encoded by the coding sequence CTGTGGCTGACGTCTCTTACCCTACAAACAGGCCGGTTCCCGTGGCCTTCGCCAGTCGATGGCTCAGCCCGACTTACTTCAGCACAGCTGGCCATGCTGTGGGAAGGGATGGACTGGAGACGCCCAAGCTGGGGAGCTCCGCCCGCTCGAATGGGGTGA
- a CDS encoding IS66 family transposase, whose product MNQSLNSLPNDPALLKALLLSAQSEIEALSGKVESLQANEQAHLVLITSFKQALAKLRRQRFGASSEKIDREIAQLELALENLEVAHPCQEPEGERLPVPELATSALEKPPKPARGKPRVSSDVDRERVTLQSPVACPDCGGKLRLIGEDVSELVEFITAKLKVIETARPKTSCRVCEKIVQAPAPTRPIEKSSAGASLLAHILISKFDDHLPLYRQNEIFARHGIDIPRSTLSDWCGLAMKTLAPLTELLKVEVMLSDRLHTDDTPIDVLGRQFKTVSGSGKASRQGRIWTYVRDDRPFAGEAPPIAAYWFSANRKADNPRSHLKEFSGILQADAYAGYKQLYDSGDIKEAACWAHWRRDFHDIFTATKSELARYALEQIGKLYDIERQISGKPPDQRHEVRQKHSKPIAQAFKAWCEAQLARISGKSPLAKAIRYGLSRWHAFTLFLDEGRVAIDNNAAERAVRPIALGRKNFLFAGSMAGGETLADAMTLIETAKMNGLNPQMYLTDILACINDHKINRLHELLPWNWKLDAKSQPQAQILAP is encoded by the coding sequence ATGAACCAGTCTCTTAACTCCCTTCCTAATGACCCTGCTTTGCTCAAGGCATTGCTGTTGTCCGCCCAAAGTGAGATTGAAGCTTTAAGCGGTAAGGTTGAGAGTTTACAAGCTAATGAGCAAGCCCATCTGGTTCTGATCACATCGTTCAAACAGGCTTTGGCCAAGTTGCGCAGGCAGCGCTTTGGCGCATCTTCAGAAAAGATCGACCGCGAGATTGCCCAGCTTGAACTGGCGTTGGAAAACCTGGAGGTTGCCCACCCATGCCAGGAGCCGGAAGGTGAACGGTTGCCCGTGCCCGAACTGGCCACCTCCGCACTTGAAAAGCCACCCAAACCGGCCCGCGGCAAACCTCGGGTGAGCAGCGATGTGGACCGCGAGCGCGTTACTCTGCAATCACCAGTAGCGTGCCCCGATTGTGGTGGCAAGCTGCGGCTCATCGGGGAGGATGTGTCTGAACTGGTGGAGTTCATCACCGCAAAACTGAAGGTGATTGAAACAGCAAGGCCCAAGACGTCCTGCCGGGTGTGCGAGAAAATCGTGCAAGCTCCAGCACCAACCCGGCCCATTGAAAAATCCAGTGCCGGAGCCAGCTTACTGGCGCATATTCTGATCTCCAAGTTCGATGATCATTTGCCGCTATACCGTCAAAACGAGATCTTTGCCCGGCACGGCATTGATATTCCCCGCTCTACTTTGTCGGACTGGTGCGGGCTTGCCATGAAAACACTGGCTCCGCTGACCGAACTGCTTAAAGTTGAGGTGATGCTCTCAGATCGCCTGCACACCGATGACACGCCCATTGATGTACTGGGTCGTCAGTTCAAGACGGTGAGCGGTTCCGGCAAAGCTTCGAGGCAGGGCCGGATCTGGACCTATGTGCGCGATGATCGCCCCTTCGCAGGAGAGGCCCCGCCTATTGCTGCCTATTGGTTCTCCGCAAATCGCAAGGCTGACAATCCACGATCCCACCTCAAAGAGTTTTCCGGCATTCTGCAGGCCGATGCCTATGCTGGCTACAAGCAACTTTATGACAGCGGGGACATTAAAGAAGCCGCCTGCTGGGCGCATTGGCGCCGCGACTTCCATGATATCTTCACCGCCACCAAATCAGAACTGGCCAGATACGCACTGGAGCAGATCGGCAAACTTTATGACATCGAACGCCAGATCAGCGGAAAACCACCAGACCAGCGGCATGAGGTACGGCAGAAGCACAGTAAACCCATCGCTCAGGCCTTCAAGGCCTGGTGTGAAGCTCAGCTTGCCCGCATCTCAGGCAAATCACCGCTGGCCAAAGCCATCCGCTATGGCCTCTCCCGCTGGCACGCCTTCACCTTGTTTCTCGACGAGGGCCGTGTCGCGATCGATAACAATGCAGCTGAGCGCGCAGTCAGACCCATCGCACTGGGCCGTAAGAACTTCTTATTTGCTGGATCAATGGCGGGCGGAGAAACTCTAGCCGACGCCATGACGCTGATTGAAACTGCAAAGATGAATGGCCTTAACCCGCAAATGTATCTGACCGACATCCTAGCCTGCATCAACGATCACAAAATCAACCGCCTCCACGAGCTCCTACCATGGAACTGGAAGCTGGACGCAAAATCACAGCCGCAAGCCCAAATCCTGGCGCCTTGA